One region of Mucilaginibacter sp. 14171R-50 genomic DNA includes:
- a CDS encoding TonB-dependent receptor → MKLNFTYSEIPAKSNNRYAGMPVTGLAMLLLLMLVFSNAWSQSKITVTGKVTDTLGIKLPGASIVAEGIKNVATSADENGRFVLDVTPGTVLRISFVGFVAQQVTVTSENRSLTIVLKEQKLITDEVVITAFGKKERKEAIVGSVTSVKPAELKIPASNLTSALAGQAAGVIAYQPSGQPGQDNAQFFIRGVTTFGYKRDPLILIDNVELSANDLARLNVDDIASFSILKDASATALYGARGANGVILVSTKEGKEGPVNVSFRSEYSTSQSTQTLNLVDPIQYMTLYNEASLTRDPRLPLPFTQTDINGVKATLDKAPGYNPYLYPAVDWLGLLFKKRASTQRNNLNISGGGKAARYYIAGAYNLDNGVLNEDIRNNNNNNVKFRNYQLRANVNVNVTPTTEVVVRLSGLFNEYNGPVTTDGSFASDLYNVAIHTSPVLFPAYFEPDAANANAQHILFGNVATATSNNDNSVLYNNPYANLLRGHKNSSESRMSAQFELNQDLRFITDGLKFKSIFSTNRYSYFQSQLAYNPFYYSIDKTSEDYKLNWINNQPAASGRSGATEYLQYNRSEPNANTFMYLQTALEYNKAFGDHNISSTLIGTAQQTVYSSAIDPRTNTTTLQYSLPYRNLGLAGRLTYSYKSKYFTELNFGLNGSERFNVQHRYGFFPTIGASWVASNESFWNVSFVDRLKIRASYGLVGNDAIGSQRFFYQSDVLLNDGGNYAQFGINNQYERKGVVIRNYENPNVTWETSRQTNIAIEATLFRNFNIIAEFYKNHRYDILQSLDGTRIPSSEGLEAGISSNLGKVNSKGVDLSLDYKQIFSKDLSASIRGNFTYSTNKYEYLLEPNYAESWRHFIGQPISRGYGYIAERLFVDDQEARNSPTQIFDASSSSANLPRGGDIKYRDLNNDGKIDYLDQAFIGYPTTPEIVYGFGFSTVYKGFDISAFFQGQARVSFFINPNKVSPFIPSDEAYIYGNTQVLSDFANDHWSEENQNLYALYPRLGTTRNSVTNNLQPSTWWLRDGSFMRLKQAEIGYTLPSRLSKSMKLKSLRIYFNGLNLLTWSPFKMWDPELGGNGFAYPIQKVFNLGILANL, encoded by the coding sequence ATGAAGCTAAACTTTACATACAGTGAAATACCTGCAAAAAGCAATAATCGTTATGCCGGTATGCCGGTAACGGGGCTGGCAATGCTGCTGTTGCTGATGTTGGTATTTAGTAATGCCTGGTCACAATCAAAAATTACCGTAACGGGTAAGGTTACTGATACCCTTGGTATTAAATTACCTGGTGCCAGTATTGTTGCAGAAGGTATAAAAAATGTTGCGACATCCGCCGATGAGAACGGCCGTTTTGTTTTAGACGTAACGCCTGGAACAGTGCTCCGTATTTCTTTTGTCGGCTTCGTTGCGCAGCAGGTAACCGTAACGTCCGAAAACAGATCGCTTACGATTGTTCTTAAGGAGCAGAAACTAATAACCGACGAGGTAGTTATTACAGCCTTTGGTAAAAAAGAACGAAAGGAGGCTATTGTAGGCTCGGTTACTTCTGTTAAGCCTGCCGAACTTAAAATACCGGCGAGTAACCTCACCAGCGCCTTAGCTGGCCAGGCTGCAGGCGTTATCGCGTATCAGCCCAGCGGGCAACCAGGGCAGGATAACGCGCAGTTTTTCATAAGGGGGGTAACAACCTTTGGTTATAAACGCGACCCACTTATATTGATTGATAACGTGGAACTGTCGGCCAATGACCTTGCACGACTTAATGTTGATGATATAGCAAGTTTTTCGATCCTGAAAGATGCCAGCGCTACAGCTTTATATGGTGCGCGGGGCGCAAACGGTGTTATTTTGGTAAGCACAAAAGAGGGGAAAGAGGGGCCTGTAAATGTCAGCTTCAGGTCTGAATATTCCACCTCGCAGTCAACCCAAACACTTAATTTGGTTGATCCAATACAATACATGACCTTGTATAACGAGGCATCGTTAACCCGAGACCCGCGGTTGCCGCTGCCTTTTACCCAAACTGATATTAACGGGGTTAAGGCTACGCTGGACAAAGCCCCCGGATACAACCCGTATTTGTACCCGGCGGTAGACTGGCTGGGCCTGTTGTTTAAAAAACGGGCCAGCACACAACGTAATAATCTTAATATAAGCGGTGGTGGTAAGGCCGCGCGCTATTATATAGCCGGTGCTTATAATTTGGACAACGGTGTTTTAAACGAAGATATCCGCAACAACAATAATAACAATGTTAAATTCAGGAACTATCAGTTACGTGCCAATGTTAATGTTAACGTAACGCCTACTACCGAAGTGGTTGTCAGGTTGTCCGGGCTGTTTAACGAGTATAATGGCCCCGTTACAACCGATGGTTCTTTCGCTTCTGATTTATACAATGTAGCGATACACACCAGCCCTGTGCTATTTCCGGCTTATTTTGAGCCCGATGCGGCTAATGCCAACGCCCAGCATATTTTGTTTGGTAACGTAGCTACTGCAACCTCAAACAATGATAACAGCGTGCTTTATAACAATCCTTACGCTAATTTATTACGGGGACATAAAAATTCGTCAGAATCGAGGATGTCTGCTCAATTTGAACTCAATCAGGACCTAAGGTTCATTACCGATGGATTGAAGTTTAAAAGCATCTTTAGCACAAACCGCTATTCGTATTTTCAGTCGCAACTTGCTTACAACCCTTTTTATTATTCAATTGACAAAACAAGCGAGGACTATAAACTTAACTGGATAAATAATCAACCGGCAGCATCAGGCCGTTCAGGAGCAACTGAATATCTGCAGTATAACCGCAGCGAGCCTAACGCCAACACATTTATGTATCTGCAAACCGCTTTAGAATATAATAAGGCATTTGGCGATCATAACATCAGTTCAACACTTATTGGTACTGCCCAGCAAACGGTATATTCAAGCGCCATTGACCCACGTACCAATACTACCACATTACAATATTCGCTTCCTTATCGTAACTTGGGGTTGGCCGGCCGTTTAACATATTCGTATAAGAGCAAGTATTTTACTGAATTAAATTTTGGGCTAAACGGTTCCGAAAGATTTAATGTTCAGCACAGGTATGGTTTTTTCCCAACTATCGGTGCCTCCTGGGTGGCATCAAACGAATCGTTTTGGAATGTTAGCTTTGTCGACAGGCTTAAAATACGTGCTAGCTACGGTTTAGTGGGTAACGACGCTATAGGCTCACAAAGGTTTTTCTACCAATCGGACGTGTTGCTGAACGATGGCGGAAACTATGCCCAGTTTGGTATAAACAATCAATACGAACGCAAAGGGGTAGTAATACGGAATTATGAAAATCCTAATGTTACCTGGGAAACATCACGGCAAACCAATATTGCAATAGAAGCAACGCTGTTTAGGAACTTTAATATCATTGCAGAGTTTTACAAAAACCACCGCTATGATATTTTGCAAAGCCTTGATGGCACGCGTATTCCGTCATCAGAAGGTTTAGAGGCAGGTATCAGTTCTAACCTGGGTAAAGTTAATTCGAAAGGGGTGGATCTATCGCTTGACTATAAGCAGATATTCAGCAAGGACCTGTCGGCATCAATCAGGGGCAACTTTACTTACTCAACCAATAAGTACGAATATCTGCTTGAGCCTAACTACGCTGAATCATGGAGGCATTTTATCGGCCAGCCAATAAGTCGCGGATATGGTTACATTGCCGAGCGTCTATTTGTTGACGATCAGGAAGCGCGCAATTCCCCAACACAGATATTTGATGCCAGCAGCAGTTCGGCCAATTTACCACGCGGCGGTGATATTAAGTACCGGGATTTAAATAACGATGGTAAAATAGATTACCTCGACCAGGCGTTTATCGGTTACCCGACGACGCCCGAAATTGTTTATGGTTTCGGTTTCTCAACTGTTTATAAAGGGTTTGATATATCCGCCTTCTTTCAGGGGCAAGCCAGGGTATCATTCTTTATCAACCCAAATAAGGTGAGCCCGTTCATACCAAGCGACGAGGCTTACATATACGGTAATACCCAGGTGCTTTCTGATTTTGCAAACGACCACTGGTCTGAAGAAAATCAAAATCTTTACGCGCTTTACCCCAGGTTGGGTACCACGCGCAACTCGGTAACCAACAACCTGCAGCCAAGTACATGGTGGCTTAGGGATGGTAGCTTTATGAGGCTTAAACAGGCCGAGATTGGGTACACACTGCCATCTCGATTATCAAAATCAATGAAACTTAAAAGTTTGCGCATCTATTTTAATGGCTTAAACCTGTTAACCTGGAGCCCTTTCAAGATGTGGGATCCGGAACTTGGAGGGAACGGGTTTGCGTATCCGATACAAAAAGTATTTAACCTGGGTATTTTAGCCAATTTATAA
- a CDS encoding RagB/SusD family nutrient uptake outer membrane protein — protein MRSYIKIIALTMVCLLGQSCKKYLDIVPDNVATLDYTFRNRNETEDYLFTCYSTMQHLNEVVKSPGFVYSTEIVYTNPTDFHFFEESGFNLPKGLQTASGPSLNYWDGDGGHGIPAIYQAIRRCNIMLENIDKPIDLSESEKKRWIAETKFLKAFYHYYLIRMYGPIVLIKDNNPIDASADAIKRKRSSVDEGFSYVLSLMDEAIPDLPAAIENQTLEYGRITKFIAMAFKAEIMATQASPLFNGNPDYAGFKDKDGKNLFSTTYDETLWKKAANACKEAIMECEAQGLQLYNKVPAASVGNVSDKMKEVLKLQGLITDRWEQNPELIWALNYGFPYQNFTVPRFTSAATGLASSAPSNFSVPIGTTDLYYTDNGVPINEDKTWDYSNRYNLQVAGDADASYIKSGYTTVKLHFRRERRFYANIGFDGGVWFGNGKINESDAYYIQARGPEALAGPKSLYATNATAYWPKKLANYLTVYDNVFTTADYKLPLIRLAGLYLLYAETLNEAEGPSAEVYTYIDKVRARAGLKGVQEAWSLYAKNAAKPNSKDGLRQIIHQERRIELCFEGQSGWDLRRWKELQDVLSKPVQGWNIYESNPVNFYRPQTVYQPVFSIRDYLWPISTNSIIINDNLTQNPYW, from the coding sequence ATGAGATCATATATTAAAATAATTGCACTGACCATGGTTTGTTTACTGGGCCAGTCGTGCAAAAAGTATCTGGACATAGTACCTGATAACGTAGCTACACTTGATTACACTTTCAGGAACCGTAACGAAACCGAGGATTATCTTTTTACCTGCTACTCAACTATGCAGCACCTGAACGAGGTGGTAAAAAGCCCGGGGTTTGTTTACTCTACAGAAATTGTTTACACCAACCCCACAGATTTTCATTTTTTTGAAGAATCGGGCTTTAACCTGCCCAAGGGTTTACAAACAGCCTCGGGCCCAAGCCTTAACTATTGGGATGGTGACGGCGGTCATGGCATACCCGCTATTTATCAGGCCATCAGGCGGTGCAATATTATGCTTGAAAATATCGATAAACCCATTGATCTTAGCGAAAGCGAAAAGAAGAGGTGGATTGCCGAAACAAAATTCCTGAAAGCATTTTACCATTATTATCTGATAAGGATGTACGGGCCTATCGTATTGATAAAGGATAACAATCCCATTGATGCTTCAGCCGACGCCATAAAACGTAAAAGATCATCGGTAGATGAGGGATTCAGTTACGTACTATCCTTAATGGATGAAGCGATACCAGATTTACCAGCGGCTATTGAAAACCAAACGCTTGAGTACGGGCGCATAACAAAATTTATAGCCATGGCCTTTAAAGCCGAGATTATGGCTACACAGGCAAGCCCGTTGTTTAACGGCAATCCCGACTATGCCGGATTTAAAGATAAAGATGGGAAAAACCTGTTCTCGACAACATACGATGAGACCTTGTGGAAAAAAGCGGCGAATGCCTGTAAAGAAGCCATAATGGAATGCGAAGCGCAAGGCCTGCAATTATACAACAAAGTACCGGCGGCAAGCGTAGGTAACGTTTCTGATAAAATGAAGGAGGTGCTTAAATTACAAGGCCTTATTACGGATAGATGGGAACAGAATCCCGAACTGATATGGGCATTAAACTATGGTTTCCCGTATCAAAACTTTACGGTGCCGAGATTTACGAGCGCGGCCACCGGCCTGGCGTCGTCTGCGCCTTCAAACTTTTCCGTTCCGATCGGTACAACTGACCTGTATTATACGGATAACGGCGTACCAATTAATGAAGATAAAACCTGGGATTATAGTAACAGGTATAACCTGCAGGTAGCCGGCGATGCCGATGCATCTTACATCAAATCGGGTTACACTACGGTTAAGTTGCATTTTCGTCGCGAGAGAAGGTTTTATGCTAATATAGGATTTGATGGTGGGGTGTGGTTTGGCAATGGGAAAATAAACGAAAGCGACGCTTATTACATCCAGGCGCGCGGCCCCGAAGCACTTGCGGGACCTAAAAGTTTATATGCTACCAATGCTACGGCCTACTGGCCAAAAAAGCTGGCCAACTACCTTACTGTTTACGACAATGTATTCACTACGGCTGATTATAAATTACCGTTGATACGCCTGGCGGGGCTGTACCTGCTGTATGCCGAAACTTTAAACGAGGCCGAAGGGCCTTCGGCGGAGGTTTATACTTATATTGATAAAGTGCGCGCAAGGGCCGGGCTGAAAGGAGTGCAGGAAGCTTGGTCGTTGTATGCAAAAAACGCTGCAAAGCCTAACAGCAAGGATGGATTGCGTCAAATAATTCATCAGGAACGCAGGATTGAGCTTTGCTTTGAAGGCCAGAGTGGATGGGATTTACGGAGATGGAAAGAGTTGCAGGATGTTTTAAGCAAACCTGTACAGGGCTGGAATATTTATGAATCGAACCCGGTTAATTTTTATCGACCGCAAACGGTTTATCAACCCGTTTTTAGCATACGCGATTACTTATGGCCTATTAGTACCAACAGTATTATTATAAACGATAATCTTACACAAAACCCTTACTGGTAG
- a CDS encoding DUF4959 domain-containing protein — protein MKNINKLRGIAFVSIIAGMLIMLGLSCKKSEPNIGVISDDKTKPGIVTDVHVDNLNGSARITYKLPNSKNLLYVLASYKINDTRTRETKASYYVDTIVADGFARAQEYEVTLYAVSRANVKSDPVVVKVNPLTPNYQRINTSIDITADFGGANFYTLNPDKAPIAVHVIAYDEAAKKYIEEMPQYISTDTVNFSVRGYDATERKFGVYTTDRFGNMSDTIYKTLTPLFETMLDKSKFSVYRQPSDSPIGYGWELQYFFDGNTGEPGWHTLSAPRMQCTFKLGVNAKLSRFVLWERINGGVYAYQNIKKMTLWGTDKDNPADAELPKNSAPGTVVGDWVNMGNFVFPNPPSGLPPNQANAADQKFVSEGVNFKIPISAPATKYIRFMCTETWGGLDYVNALEISLYGNPL, from the coding sequence ATGAAGAATATAAATAAACTAAGGGGCATAGCTTTCGTAAGCATAATAGCAGGGATGCTTATCATGCTTGGCCTCTCGTGTAAAAAAAGCGAGCCTAACATTGGTGTGATATCTGACGATAAAACCAAACCGGGCATTGTTACCGATGTACATGTAGATAACCTGAATGGTAGTGCCCGTATAACCTATAAACTGCCGAATTCAAAGAACCTGTTGTACGTTTTGGCAAGCTATAAAATAAACGACACCCGTACCCGCGAAACAAAGGCCAGCTACTATGTAGATACCATTGTAGCAGATGGTTTTGCCCGTGCCCAGGAGTATGAGGTTACCCTGTATGCAGTTAGTCGTGCCAACGTTAAGTCAGATCCTGTTGTAGTAAAGGTTAACCCGCTAACGCCAAATTATCAACGCATAAATACAAGCATTGATATCACCGCTGATTTTGGCGGCGCTAATTTTTATACACTTAATCCCGATAAGGCGCCCATAGCTGTACACGTTATAGCTTATGACGAAGCAGCAAAAAAATACATAGAAGAGATGCCGCAATACATAAGTACCGATACGGTTAATTTTTCGGTGCGTGGCTATGATGCCACAGAAAGAAAGTTTGGAGTGTATACAACCGACAGGTTTGGAAACATGTCTGATACTATATATAAAACCCTTACGCCGCTTTTCGAGACCATGCTCGACAAAAGCAAGTTTTCGGTATACCGCCAGCCAAGCGACAGCCCTATTGGTTATGGCTGGGAACTGCAGTATTTTTTTGACGGCAATACCGGCGAACCCGGGTGGCACACGTTATCGGCTCCGCGTATGCAGTGTACATTTAAATTGGGTGTAAATGCTAAGCTTAGCCGCTTTGTGCTTTGGGAAAGGATAAATGGCGGCGTGTACGCTTATCAAAATATCAAGAAAATGACCTTATGGGGCACAGATAAAGATAACCCGGCCGATGCAGAACTGCCCAAAAATTCGGCACCAGGCACTGTGGTAGGCGATTGGGTAAATATGGGTAATTTCGTATTCCCTAACCCGCCCTCGGGTTTACCGCCTAATCAGGCAAACGCTGCCGACCAGAAGTTCGTGTCTGAAGGGGTTAATTTTAAGATACCAATATCGGCACCGGCTACCAAATACATCAGGTTTATGTGTACCGAAACCTGGGGCGGGCTTGATTATGTAAATGCTCTCGAAATATCCTTATACGGTAACCCATTGTAG
- a CDS encoding DUF4998 domain-containing protein, translating into MKQPNNIIIVLFMGLALMGCKRYDQDYKSDFLKNKENVYPGLASNLHYYPGNLRVELVWHPSPDPTISNYVVKWNNGMDSTIVPATTQNPADSISVVIPNLKEYVYSFKLIAKDKDGNSSIGQSIDNVRVYGNAFAANLSNRPPDPAKPYVYNNDGSVSINFIKADSNNVSTVIKYTDNTGAARQKTVAAKDNSVMISDLKFGTPITYQSTYVPVKNAIDDFFVPDADDFPIIYEIAEVNKSKMTAVHLPSDVSSAYGWELPYLWDKSTNEPGFHTPGQNFPIWFTIDLGNPTELARLKLWQRTSGLYNYGNPKVFEIWGTNNPNSNGDYSGWTKLASFTSVKPSGLPTGQNSTEDANFAAQGESFTFPPGGAPVRYIRFKIFQTWGNTNYFHALEITLFAPVK; encoded by the coding sequence ATGAAACAACCAAATAATATTATCATAGTTCTGTTCATGGGCCTCGCTTTGATGGGCTGTAAAAGGTACGATCAGGATTATAAATCCGATTTTCTTAAAAATAAAGAGAATGTGTATCCCGGGCTGGCGTCAAATCTGCATTATTATCCCGGTAATTTACGCGTAGAACTGGTGTGGCACCCAAGTCCTGATCCTACCATATCTAATTACGTGGTAAAATGGAATAACGGTATGGATTCAACAATAGTGCCGGCAACTACCCAAAACCCTGCTGACAGTATCAGTGTGGTTATCCCCAACTTAAAGGAATATGTATATAGCTTTAAGCTGATAGCTAAGGATAAGGATGGAAATTCGTCAATAGGTCAATCTATTGATAATGTAAGGGTGTATGGTAATGCCTTTGCCGCAAACCTTTCAAACAGGCCGCCTGATCCTGCTAAACCCTACGTTTACAACAATGATGGGTCGGTATCAATCAACTTTATTAAAGCCGATAGCAATAATGTTAGCACTGTTATAAAATATACCGATAATACGGGCGCCGCCCGGCAGAAAACGGTTGCCGCAAAAGACAATTCCGTAATGATCAGCGACCTTAAATTCGGTACGCCCATAACATATCAGTCGACTTACGTTCCTGTAAAAAACGCCATCGATGATTTTTTTGTGCCGGATGCGGATGATTTTCCTATCATTTATGAAATTGCTGAAGTTAACAAGAGTAAAATGACAGCTGTCCATCTGCCGTCAGATGTAAGCTCGGCTTATGGCTGGGAACTGCCATATCTATGGGATAAAAGTACCAACGAGCCCGGCTTTCATACCCCGGGTCAAAACTTCCCCATCTGGTTTACCATAGATCTGGGTAACCCTACTGAACTGGCAAGGTTAAAACTTTGGCAAAGAACTTCGGGTTTGTACAACTACGGCAACCCAAAGGTTTTTGAAATATGGGGCACAAACAATCCGAACAGTAACGGCGACTATAGCGGATGGACAAAGCTTGCCAGTTTCACTTCTGTAAAGCCGTCGGGGTTGCCAACCGGGCAAAATTCGACTGAAGATGCGAATTTTGCGGCACAGGGCGAATCGTTTACTTTTCCGCCGGGAGGTGCGCCGGTGAGGTATATAAGGTTTAAAATATTCCAAACCTGGGGTAATACAAATTACTTTCACGCGCTCGAAATAACACTGTTTGCACCTGTTAAGTAA
- a CDS encoding AraC family transcriptional regulator, with protein sequence MSTLAEPKKRIKEGFIGQRMIVLPPNIKRAITSNALIKDFYLTAIGYYPKAAYHDRERRNGSNEYILLYCIDGEGHVYLNGYEHNLKPNTFFIIPHNVAHRYKSSETNPWSIYWVHFSGPNAGLIYNRSLENNLPVVQPVPYDASRIKLYEQIYTVLEHSYHEKEMEIVNINLLHFISSLVYYKQTNPVDYDNDFVSNSIAYMKKHLSAKVEVEQLARQQGISASHYLRLFKQKTGTSPINYFNLLKIQTSCQYLYFTDRSIKEICADIGFDDPYYFSRLFSKLIGISPSKYRKTHKR encoded by the coding sequence ATGAGTACCCTCGCCGAACCTAAGAAGCGTATAAAGGAAGGCTTTATTGGCCAAAGAATGATTGTTTTGCCACCAAATATAAAACGGGCAATAACAAGCAACGCTTTAATAAAGGATTTTTACCTTACGGCTATAGGCTATTATCCTAAAGCTGCGTATCACGACCGCGAACGGCGCAATGGCAGTAACGAGTATATTTTACTTTATTGCATTGATGGTGAAGGCCATGTTTATTTAAACGGATATGAACACAATCTTAAGCCCAACACCTTTTTTATTATTCCCCATAATGTGGCGCACCGTTACAAAAGTTCTGAAACAAACCCATGGAGTATTTATTGGGTACACTTTAGCGGCCCGAATGCCGGGCTTATCTACAACCGATCGTTAGAGAACAACTTGCCGGTTGTACAGCCGGTGCCTTACGATGCCAGCCGGATAAAATTATATGAACAGATTTACACGGTGCTTGAACACAGTTACCACGAAAAGGAAATGGAGATCGTAAATATCAACTTGCTGCACTTTATTTCGTCGTTAGTTTATTACAAACAAACTAACCCTGTTGATTATGATAACGATTTTGTGAGTAACTCCATCGCGTACATGAAAAAGCACTTGAGCGCGAAAGTGGAGGTTGAGCAGTTAGCCAGGCAGCAAGGTATATCAGCATCACATTACCTGCGGTTGTTTAAACAAAAAACAGGTACCTCGCCTATCAATTATTTCAATTTGCTAAAAATACAGACATCTTGCCAGTACCTGTATTTTACCGATCGAAGTATAAAAGAGATCTGCGCTGATATTGGTTTTGATGATCCTTATTATTTTTCGAGATTATTTTCAAAGCTTATCGGTATATCGCCCTCTAAATACCGTAAAACACATAAGCGATAA
- a CDS encoding aldose epimerase family protein, with product MAVKISSRSWGQLNNVPVFLYRLQNNNGAYVELTNYGATLVSVVVPDRQHILGHVVVGFPSLQGYLSNTCYIGSTIGRYANRISGAKFSINGHIYHLDNNDGGNCNHGGKSGLNCRVFESSVTDNGVQMAITSPDGDGGFPGNLALTVTYTWNDDNELLVNYQATTDKDTIANFTNHAYFNLSGFKHDIQDHELTINSGLVLHAWSDHSVSGAVIPAGPRAFNNNRLSDKFQVSDAGIKGLNLFYVTDKDNSAGTMTPTARLIDGASGRTLEVYTDYPGIFLYTGDFLTSTAPTHTGEPAKPFDALCLECQHYPDSINHQNFPQAVLRPGETYNQNIRFKFGLL from the coding sequence ATGGCTGTTAAAATTTCGTCCCGCTCTTGGGGTCAGCTTAATAATGTCCCTGTATTTTTATATCGGTTACAGAACAACAATGGGGCGTATGTAGAACTAACCAATTATGGCGCCACCCTGGTATCTGTTGTAGTGCCCGACAGGCAGCACATTTTGGGGCATGTAGTGGTAGGCTTCCCCAGCTTGCAGGGCTATCTTAGCAATACCTGTTATATAGGTTCAACTATCGGGCGTTACGCTAACCGAATTAGCGGAGCGAAGTTTAGTATTAATGGTCATATTTATCATTTGGATAATAATGATGGTGGAAATTGTAACCATGGCGGTAAAAGTGGATTAAACTGCCGGGTGTTCGAATCATCGGTTACGGATAATGGCGTTCAAATGGCTATTACCAGCCCCGATGGCGATGGCGGTTTCCCGGGTAACCTTGCTTTAACGGTTACCTACACCTGGAACGACGATAACGAGTTGCTGGTAAATTACCAGGCAACTACAGATAAAGATACCATAGCGAACTTTACCAATCATGCATATTTTAATCTTTCGGGATTTAAGCATGATATACAAGATCATGAGCTTACCATAAATAGTGGGCTGGTGTTGCACGCGTGGTCCGACCATTCCGTTAGTGGCGCAGTTATTCCGGCCGGGCCAAGAGCTTTTAATAATAACAGGCTAAGCGATAAATTCCAGGTTAGCGATGCCGGCATAAAAGGCTTAAACCTGTTCTACGTTACCGATAAAGATAACAGTGCCGGAACCATGACGCCAACGGCCAGGTTAATAGATGGTGCATCGGGCCGTACATTAGAGGTTTATACCGATTACCCGGGTATTTTTTTATATACCGGCGATTTTTTAACCAGCACCGCACCAACGCATACCGGCGAGCCGGCAAAACCTTTTGATGCACTTTGCCTGGAATGCCAGCATTATCCCGATAGTATCAATCACCAGAATTTTCCGCAGGCGGTATTGCGCCCCGGCGAAACCTATAACCAAAATATCCGGTTCAAGTTCGGCTTGTTATGA